Sequence from the Drosophila subpulchrella strain 33 F10 #4 breed RU33 chromosome 3R, RU_Dsub_v1.1 Primary Assembly, whole genome shotgun sequence genome:
ACGTGATGGTGTGGAATAGGTACGGTACCGAAGTGGCCACATCCAGACAATTGTTGAAGGACAACATGAGCAAGTATCGACCAAGGATGGCAATGTCATCCCACATCATGTGCTGCTCCAGATATTGCGTGGGATTCGTGCAGGATTTATCCATCACTCGGCACATTCTTGTAATGACCTTTTTCGACACCAACTGGACGTTTGCTGAAGCGAGAGCAACTGCCGTGTCCGCCATAATTTCCACCTGCGGCGATCCCAAGCCATATGTAATCGATTTATGCAGGAAGTTGTCCAAAACCATGTCGATGAGCTCGGGAATCTGACCTATCGACCCCCAGATCTTCGCCTGCACAGAGGGATACATTTCCTTCTGGTCAATGGTCAAGTTGATAAGCTTGTCCAGAATTTGAGAGACCTTTAGCTTCTTGGAGTCATCGTTCGACTTGCAAAACTTTACGAGATTCTTTAGCCATGGCGTCATATACTCCAAGCACAAATGTTTCAGCTCAATGGTGCTGCGTTGGAAGCCCTGAATGGACTCCTCGAGGAATTCCAGAGTCAGGTGGGGTTCGTTGGTGGCCAACTTCTCGCTTACGGACTTGATAAATATGGTGTTATTGGAGGGTATACAAAGACCTTGCGTCTCGAGCAGTTGCCCCTCAATCTTCAGGTCAAAGGTGGCGGTCAAAGCACACAGCAAATTGTAGGCAGCAGTCCTTAGATTGGGATCACATGATCCCAGATTAAGTAGCGCCATGTTCAGCAGAGTTCCCGGCACATCCTTTGGTCGGATCTTTTGGTGGACCGTTACCGAATCCGGCTGACTGAGCTCCCAGCGATTCCGGATGTGAATAATGGCCTGGACAATGTTATCGCAATCGTTGTGAATAAAGCTAAGCTGGCCACTTTCGTTGGTTATGGACAGGGTGAACTGGTTGTCGTCCACCAAGCACACCTCCTCAATCTCGGAGGCGTAGTATACATCGTTCAGGAGCACCGAGTGAGCCAGGACTTTTGTCTTTTCTGCAGACGTAATCTGCAATGCAGTCGGACCCACTTTGATGGCCACCTTTGTGTCTTTATGGCTTAGTTTCAGTGCGTTGCTAAACACCTTGAGATCCTCGTCCAACGATAGAGTCGCGCCCGGCAATTTCTGCTGCTCTGCGTCGATGAAATCGGTAAGTTTGTTAGGTGATTCCAGGAACAGCAGTTTACGATTTCCCTTCAACGGTGCCAGGATGCGATCGTGGAATTTGGTGTATTCGCGCACCCACGAATTGCAGTTATATATGTACACTGCATGGACATTTTCGTAGGCTACCGTGGGCAGAACATAGAACCACTTCTGCAAGAACTCGGTGCGGAAGCGATTGTCCGAGCAGGTGTGCGTGAAGTCGATGACCACCTCGAATGGCGAGTGGCAAAAGGGTTTCAACGTGAGTATGACATGGTAGATCAGAAGATCTCCGTTCGTTTCTCCAATCCTTGAAGAGAGAGAAGGTTAATTTAGTTGGAACACCACTTATATATCACTTACTTGTATCTTCTCGCTATATAGTAAAAGACAGGATATCCTGATTTGCTAGTCCCTGCCTGATAAAATATGTTCATCGACTTGAGGGTCTTGAACTCCTCCTTTTCGTGCATCTGGTGCTTGACCATGATCTCCTCGAAGTTGGTCGATGACATGTCAATGGAGCTCCAGCGTGCGTACGAACTAAACATCATGTGCGAGTCCACAGGCTTGTGCTCCGGTGGACCTAAGTAGGCAAGCAAAGTAGCCATCTTGTCAAAGGGCCGCCTTCCCACCGCCTTGTGATCCCGACTGCTGGAAAGGTAGTCCCCGATCTTCTCCTGGTGCGTCCACAGCAAGCGATGCAAGGCCAGGACATTAGCATCTGAAATAAAACTCATACTGTGCGAGGTTTGATCCACTGTCTCGCAGTCGGATGCAATCTGGATGAAGAACCGTCGACCGGCTTCGAAGTGATCGCGCAGGAAATCGTTGAAGCACAACATGTGCTGCTCCTTGGAGAACTCTACGTGGTTAGCAATGTTCTGCAGGATCTTTGACATTAGCATCAGACCTCTTTTAGCCGAGCTGTGCACTTGCTTGTCAACGATTCCCAATTCTTGCGGGGAGACTGAAAGCAAAGTGGTTATTTATAGGCGGTATCAttgaataatttattttattacctATGGCGGGGTTAATGAAGCGCAAAAATATGACAGTTCCTACTGCACCAATGTTGTTTTGCAGCAGATTTGGAAAGCGTTTGCTTAGCACCTGGTACAGGCAATGGCACATGGACCGCAGCTGCGGAGGAAAACGATCCGAGGAGTTGATTATGGCATCAAACACCTTCTGTGTTAGGGCAATCAGGTTGTTCCTGTGCTGCTCAATATCCTCTGTTGGGTCCAGACGAGCTGGATCCACCTCAAAGCAGGTCTCTTCCTCCTCATCCAGTAACGGACGAATCAGCGGCTCCAGCAGCATTTGCAGATAACTGGCACCGTAGATTTTGAAGCAGAAGGCCATAATCTTGCTGCCCAGGGAATTCCCGCGGAAGAGTGTCTGCATGCAGTCTGAGACCTCCACCTCGCGATAAAACATGTTCCACAGGAGGGGCGACAGTAGATGTTTGGCGTCGAACAGGGTGACTAAGACTCTGGCCAACTCGTCCATTTGGGAAGTGGTCACCACATTGGCCAACGCCATGGCTATGGGCAGCTCACCCTTGTCGCTGATCATTGTAACCAACTGGACTAGTTGCTCAAAACGATCTGCCAGGACAGTTTCAGCCAGGGTGTCGAATTCGGTGCCTTGCTGCAGGATTTGTGTGAGCACCTCCATAAAAGCGGCACGGGTTTGCAAATCGGGATTATAGCCCAGATCGATGGAGTGCATCAAGCCCGAGTCGATGTTAGCACCCAGTAAATTGGACATGGCTAGGATAGTGGCATTTCTCAGAGCGGTCAGCTTTCCAGCTGCCATTCGAGGACGTGGAGGTAGGAGTGGGGTGTTATTCATCTCCTTTTCCGCTTCCGAACTGTCGATGCAGTCGTTCAGCAGGTTCATAAACAGGGTGAAATACTTCAAAAAGAGCGCGCTCTTTGCGTCCATCAAATCGCCTCGATCCGATTCTTCTGGCTGGAGAGGAAGACCGCGAAGCAGGGCTGCCACTGCCTCCATGCAGGCTTGATCAAGGTCGCGAAAGATGAGGGATGTGTTGGTAAGAATAGCTGCATCCGCCGAGCTGGGCGGCGCAATCTGATGCGATGTGCCCATCACCCAGTCGGTGAGGTATTCAACCAGCTTGTTTCGGAACTTCATCTCTTGACGGAAGGCGAGATCATCGCGTCGCTTCATCATCACCTCCACTAACTGGCACAGTTTTGTCTTGATCCGAATGGCGTACACTGTCATATCCAGGTGGCGAACATAGCGCACGATTCCCAGCATCATGCCCTCGATGCTTGTCACTCCCAAATGCTCCGATGGCGAGGGTTGATCGTTGTTGAGATCCTTGCTGGCCTTTGGATCCAGAATCGATTTCATTATATAGATGGTGTGCTCGATAAACTGCGTGTTGATGTCGGTCACGTTAACGTTGACCTGGCCCTGCTGGTCAAAGAACTTCTCCACGATGGCTCGAACCTGGTCAAAAAGTATGGGGTACAGTTGGGTGGACATCTCTTCGCCCACCAGTTCCTTCACGTTCTTCTGGATATTAAGTCCGATTTTTTCATTGCTGCAGACAAGTAGCCGCAGTAGTTGTCCAACAAATCTACAGTTTAGAAGTACAggttaaaatttaattgaaaaaacAAGTTTGTATCGATCTTACTGTGTTACAGGACAGTAGCTGACATCTTGTGGCGGTGCTGGTGGAAGCGTGGAAAGCGAAACCGTGCTGGGATGCAGAGAACCATGTCCGGAACTTGTGGAGCTTGAGTAAAGAGAGTTTTGAGCTAGTGATCCCAAGGAGGCATTGTTCTGCGATTGCTGCAGCAGTATTTgacggctgctgctgcgttTGTGAAGACAGACTCCGCCCAGGGCCAATAGAAACCAGGTCATGTTGGCCCACTCATTGATCTGCTCCTCCAGGTCGTGCTCAGAACTCTGGTGACTTGCTCGCCGCTTGCCCATGCCACGATGGAAGACCTCTGCTTGGCCATCTTCGCCCTTGCATTTGGGGTACGTTTGCAAAACCTTGCTAGACACTTCCCAGTTGCGAAAGGTCTCCTCCCAAGCGGGCTGCACACCATGGACGCAGTGCTCGATCTTGCGCAAAAGGGTCATTATGCGCTTTTGGAGCGTCAGTCTGCTCAGCACATTGCCATGGGTGTTGTCAAAGAAACAAATGCGAGAGTCGGTTGCAGCTGaaataacaaatataacatttatttAGAGTTCAAAAACAATAAGATTATTATACTCACAAGTGGACAATTGAGCTAGCTCCTGGTAAATATGGTAATTAGGCATAATAAAGCCCACTGTCAGTTCATCCGAACTGCAACAAATCTCAGCCTCCTCGCATAGCAATCCAAAACAGGACAGCGATGTCAGCACCGCATCCAAATCAACACTCCACAGGTACATAAAGAAAACCACCTCCATTTTGATGTGAGCCTGTTTGCAAATGGCAATCTGACTGCCCACATGAGCGTAATCCTTGTGTCGCTGGAGGAACGTATTCCGGCAGATCAAGATCTCGCGCAGCCACTTTAAGACATCCGTGTAGTTGGCAATTTGGTGCTGGATGAGCTTTTGCGAGATGGAGAATAGCACTTGGGAGCTAACGTCCCAGAAGGTATTGATGGGAGCCTCTGGATTCCAAACCTCTATTTTCTCCGGGGCGTGCAGAGCGAGCAGCGCCTCCATAGCCTCCTGGGCCACATCGGGCATGGTGGTCTGATGCACCAAGCTTACCAGGCCATTAATCAACTCCAAAGTGGAGCTCTGCACTTCATGGGCTACTTTTCCTTGTGTCtggaataaaatattttagacgggtatagaaaataaattgtttcagAACTCACATTCAACAAAAGCGTGGGGTCTGCATGAATCAGCCGCACGAGCAGCAACAATAGCATTTTGTGGGCGGGACCCTCTTCAGCCCGGGTCAATCCCTTCTGCGTATCCTTTGATTTGAGCGTCAGAGAGGTAATATAGCGGAGTGGGGTGTGGGCTATATAACCCTGGGTGGCCTTGTTAAGAGTATCCGTAAACAGAGCCCTTAATTCAGCGGATCGGTAATGAACCACATCTGTCTGTGGCCACCAGGGCAATCTGGGTTGGTTGACAATCCGGAAGGGATTCTTGTTCTGCAGCCGAAAGTCCACATAAATGTGTGCCAGCCTGAAATGAAAGGAATAAATAAGTATAGGCCAGATTTATTATAGAAATACTCCAATTACTTACCTTAGCAGGGAGCAAACTATGACAAAGTGATAAGCCTGTGGCGACGACAAATTTAGGCAAACCTTCAGCGCCTCGATGTTGTGGGGATTTATCCGGAAACACGAAACCCAGCAGTCAATCATCAGCTCGATGTCCGCAAAGTTATAACCCTGTCCGCGGGAGAAGGGTTTGGCCGGATTGAAGAGCAGTGCCTTGAGATCGTTGATGAAGAACTGCACCAGCTTGAAGACCACATTGTTGGAGTCGGTGTTGTTGATGTAGGTGGATGCCTTGCAGAGCTTTACACAGGCAATGGCCGAGGATTCGGTGACCTGTTTAGATGGCGAGTGCTGGCCCAGTCCTCGCTTGATGCTCTCGATGAATTGCTTAGCTGAGAAGTCCTTGTCGCGGGAAGTGGATTGAGCCGACTTCGAAGCCACCTTTTCCTTGTCCTTCTCTTTCTCCTTTTCCGACTGCTGCAGTTCATTGACGACGGCCTCAAGGCAGGAGGGATTAAGTATCAGCAGTAACATTTGCAGCGGCCACACAAGGGTCTTGCTCTTCTTGTTTTCGGTTTTAAAGTACTCCACAAAGTCCATCAGGGGTTCCCAGCAGCTATAAGAGaacatataaatattattcgGGCTTTAGTCACATTACATTTTAGACCTACGTGGATATATCTCGATTGGTGCCTCGTTGCAAGTCCTGGAACTCCTGAGGATGGTACTCGATCCAGTTCCAAATAGCCTTTTCCAGTGAGTAAAGCAAAATCAAAGGAGGCGCCCGCTTGGACCGAAACTTTGTGATGGTTTCTGCAagtataaacaacttaataacCTTTCCATTCAATGAACGAGTAAATTTATCCACCTTGCAGCAACTTGGTCAGCTTTATCATATCCATATCGATGTGTTGAATCAATTCGATGTCGTTGTAGTCTGGATTCTCCTCAGAGCAGGACGTCAGCTCCTGGATCCTGGCCGAGATGCGATTAAATACCGCCGAGAAGTGATTCTGCGACAGGGCGAAGAGCACTTTGGATGCCAGGGCCTTGAGCTGGGCAGCATTCGGATTATTGTCGCTCTGGACATCTACAAACTGGGAGATCTCCCGCAGCAGTAGCTTCACATTCATGGCCTCCTCGAAGCGGGCGGTGTCCTTAGTCTGGTTGGTCAAACAGCGCTCCAGGGTGGTCAGTATGATGACCAGCGATTCGAAGTAGCAACGCTCTGGCTCATGGCGATTTTGAAGGGCCTGCAAGTGGTAGTTATAGGTTTAATAAAGAAATCATTTATATAATGATAGAAAAAGTGGGATCGAAGGCTACCGAATCCTCGCCTTGAAGTAGGCAacgatatttttttataacatGGATCCTAGTTTCTTATAGAGCATCTTTTTGTAGTACTCACCGCCTCATTGACCCTCTGAAGCATCTTGGTGAGACCGGAAATGACCAGGGAGAAGCGGTAGCGCGATATGTGGATCAGACAGGCCACCAGCTGGTCCTGGCTCATCCTGGCCTGGGTGCCATATGCTCCTATCCTGTTCGGGAGCTGCAAATAGTATCCATTGATTGATTAAATCCACTTCATTCATGCGGAACTCtatgttattgttattgttgctgtCTCGCTCTCTCACGCAGTTGATTGAGAACTCACACACACAGGGCGCGTGAgacacaaacacacagatGGGTGTGTATGTATGGGGGAGCAAGAGGCAGAGCAGCAGGTACATTTTTTCGCCTGGGAAAACGCAGCTGTGGAAAAACGTTTGGAAAACACTTGCCTGATCCTCGAAACGGGCCAAAAGGGCACTGGCCCACTCGCCTGGCTTCTGGGTCATCTTGTTGTGGTCTTTTCACGGTTATTTATGCGTTTTTTACTGCATTTTTGTGGTCGCAGAGTGAAGCGTTTGTTGGTGGAGCTGGGGGCGGGGCAGGGCGTTGAGTGCCATGTTTTTGATATTCGTAATCCTTTCAGTGGCCTTTTCTTGTCCCTGAGATGTCCACTTTCTGCTTTTCACGCGTTTCGGAGACCTTTTCCCGCAAAGCCTCTATATTTTCACCCGTCCAGTCCAGTTTTCCGAGCAAAATAGTGATGCACGGAAAAAATACCACACCCACTTCTGAAATATACCACAAAAATATAAGGGGTATTCAGGTGTTTTGGGGATATTCTCATTATAGAATATTTTTCCTTtgaattaatattaataaaatttgtatatcAACAAgacatttatttaatataatcatttagtcataataattgttttaaaatttcagcTAGAGATTTTCATTCTGTACAATATCGGCTCCCTGGCGCCCAATTATTCGCTTTTAGGGTGGCCATCTTCAATTGCGCGCCTTTTTCAAATcgttttaaagtttaaagttTCAATGCTTTGAAAAGATCTAAAGAACTTGATCTACATGAATGGCCACTAACTTTCccaaatataatttatttaaaaataaagaataaaCACAAATACGGTTCAGTAATTATTGTTAGTTTATTTAATGTGGTTGTTAATGCATTAcaaataatcaatattaaatatttcagatGGTTTTCCTCTGTCGTAGCTTGGGTTCTTGTGTCTCTTCTGTATGTGTGTGCTTGGTGGACTGTGTgcaaattatatatattttccagCAATACTTAATAATATAATGTTTCAGCATTTCGAGCAGTAATAGGTTCAAATCGAGTTCTATCTGTTGTGATTTAGTGTTGCGTCCAACGTTagttaatatttattcaattGTTCTATTACTTTACGGTATAAAGTTAGTTTAGCTAGCTAAAAAACACATGTACAGTCGCATATaggtatgtatatatataatttattttattgaaaatgtttgcgttatttttcaaataacCGTTCTTAAGttgacaaaaaatttaagtttaggcaTAGGCTTATGTTACAATCGTGGTTATTGGCCGTTTTTGGGAAGTGAGTTCGTTACTTCATCTAATCGAGGAAAATGAAATGGTGCTCTACACAGGATGAAAATATAAGTACTTGGAAATATGTTTGTGAGCTTCTTAAACTGTTTTGTGTATAatcttttgatttattttgcATTCGATATATGTACGTTTCTGTCGTAGGTTTAAATGCAGTTATTGATATTCGTAGGTTAGAGGGTTTTATTAACTTTGCAGCGTTAAGGAGTGTATATATGAAATTCCTATATTTCTTTGTTCTATCTGTAtaacttgtattttttatttactcaTGTATAAGTGGTATATTTGGTTTCTGTTTTAATGGACGTTTGATGATTATTTGCTTCGAAATTATAGCTAAAGGTGCTGAAACTTAGGCTGAAAGTAGCGCAAGATACAAAATGATGCTCGTTGTAAATAGAATATGCTCGTATAACTAGTAAGATTTGTATTTAGCTTGCGTTGTATCGTTATCgtattcgattcgattcgttTCGGTCTTATAGCTAGGTTCTCCTTTGAAATTGGATTTCATTGCAGTGCGATCCTGCGTTCGCGTCCTTGAGCAGGCCTGCTAACAATAAATTAGTGCTGGATCGCAGGACGGGGCTTCCCCGCCTCGATTCGCCAGCCGACTAGAGTAATAGACTAAATTTAACAATTCCTTTGGGGGCATCAGATCAGAGACTACAGCTAGGGAATGAATTTTCGTTTCAGAGCAGGGACTCAAACGGGCTTACAATgttatttatcaatttaagtttaaatattttataaagctGGTCACACTGGTTTCCAAAAAATTAGCAGTGTGGCCTTGCAACTTAAAGTGACGTCTAAATTAGGGTGATTTggattcaaaaaataaaactggGTTTACCTTCGATCCCAGTAACataaaaactctttgaatAATTTAGACATATGTAAGTTCCGTTTTGAATCCCCCTTTGAGAGTGTAGGGTGCTTAGATGGTCCAGACCTGGACTTTTTCGGCCACCACACACCAGCTGGCCCGCTCGTAGTAGGAACTAACGATGTGCAGGCTGGCCACATGGTGGTTGATCAGTGCGTCCAGCTCGCCCTCGCGGAACACATGATAGTAGCGGTGGTGGGTACTGGCTCCTCCCTGCGAGGGGCTGTCCAGGGAGTTGGTTGAGCTGTTCGAGTGCTCCAGGGATTCGTTGGAGGGTCGCTGTTGAAGATTAGCCGGTTGGTTCGGCTCCTTCTgaggttgctgctgctgggagGTCGTCGGGGGTTGGACCTTCAGGGCAGCCATGTTGCGTCTGCGTTGGCCATAGTCCGACATTCCCTCTCCCAACTGATCACCACCTCGTGCCTCTAAAGCTTCCGCCTCGGCATCCTCGTCCTGTTCTTCCTGTTCCTCCTCCTCGGGTATGACATCGTCCTCGTCTTCCTCCCGCACATCACTGTCTCCATCGTCCTGAAGAAGGTAGGCTGTCTCCGGATTTAGCTGATAGTGTCGATTCCTCTTGTAGTTGAACTTGGAGATCTTGCAGTGCTCGTAGACGCCTAGGGAGTAGCTGGACtcgttctcctcctcctcctcttcctcGCCATCCTCCTCCTGGATGGTGAAGCTACGGGTTTGCGAGGATAGTGATGAGGTGGAGGAGCTCACTGGGGATTGTTGGAGACTAGGTTGCGTGGACAGATTGGCCAGCATTAGCCGTCGTTCCCTGAGCTCATCCCGGAATGCACTCAGATCGCCATTGGAGCGCTTCTTGCCGCCGCCCAGGAACTCCGAAAGATCTCCCATACCGATCCCATCCAGATATCGGCACTCGGTTCGATTGCTCTTGTCCTCCAGTTCCCGCTGCAGTTGGGCAGTCAGTTGTTCGGCGAATTCCGCACAATCCTGCTTCTGGGTAGCCTCCCTCTTCTCCGGAAGAAGTGTGGCACTATCTGCATTTAGGATTATATCATCTTCGCCCTGGGAACGGGAGTTGTTGATCTGGAGCTCTCCCTTGTGGTACTGCTCCTGCTGAAGACTGATCAGTTGGGCCAAACTGGGCTCACCTTCGTCCTGAGAGTTCGAGTTGGCGGAGGCACCTCCTCCTTCATCGCTTCCCGAGGGCAACTTAGCCGATCTTGGAGCGCTGATCACACTGTCTATGGAGTCAGGAGAGGAGGGTTCACTGGAATCGCTGTCCAGGTCATCGGTGGCCGGATTGAAGAGCTCGAGGGTGAGCAGCTTGGTGGCCAGCGAGGTGGAAGATGCAGAGGTGGACACTCCAGATCCCGAGGCTCTCCTCACGATGGGGAAACTCTGGCGTTGCAACTGCAGGGATTGCTGTTTCCGGAACTTGGGAATGGGTGGCAAATCTCGGATGGCCTGGCGGGTGATCCGGCGAACCGGAGGCGACTCCTTAAGCGGTTCTCTGGGCAGCTCCTTCACCGCCTCCTTTTTGGGTGGTTCCATCTGCTGCTCCTTCTGCTGCTTGATGTGCGCCTCATCGAAGCTGAACCGAGCTGGTTTCGAGGGGGGAGTCAGGATGGCCATGGCGGCGGAGACAGCCGACGTGGATTGCGGCGGAGATGTCACCGTGCCCTGGATGGCAGCTGGGGAGTGCGCCGGAGTGGGTGGGCAGGGCATGATCAGAGGCGACGTTGGCACTGAGTGAGTGGGCGGCAGTCGAGAGCCGGGATTCCCAGAGCTCTGATCCCTTCCAGCGGCTCCCTGGGCCCTCTGGCCATTACTCGACGAGGAGTTGCTGGAACTGGAGTTGGAGttctggtgctgctgctggtagttcaactgctgctggtgctgctccGGCTTGGGTATGAAGATGACCGAGGCGAAGCTGTCCTCGGACTCGATGCTGGTGTCCGACTGCAGGCTGCTGTCCTTGGAGGAGTCCGAGCCCGACTCCCGGGAATGCCTCCTGGCCTTGTCCCCCTGGCCGCCATCCGCGCAGGCCGGGCACTCCTGCTGGTACTGGCTGCAGTGACACAGATTGCCCATGGTGCACTCCACACTGCTGCAGTACGTCACGGGTCCCGAGGACGTGGAGGATGAGGGCAGTATCAAGTGGGAGAGATGATGCACgggatggtggtggtggtgatggTGGTGCTGATGGGCCACCGTCGCTCCTGCCACTCCCGCCTGCTTATTGTTGTTATTCACTGCGGGGTTTTTGTTGTCCACTTGAGTGGGATTCTGGGCAGGATTAGGCTGTGTCTGCGGCACACTCTTGATGTTCTGGATCAGCTTGCTTATCCCTGTCTTGGTCACCCTCTCCAGGCTGCCCGTGGAGCTTTTGATTTTGGTGGTGAAGCCCTCGCGGATCACCTGTAATCTCTTCGAGAACAGAGCCGATCTGCAGAGGAAGGCTTCGTTGAGCGAGGTCTGCTTTTGGATGCGCTTGCGCACCCTTTCCTTCTCCCTCAGCCGATTGCAGGCCATCAGATCCTCGTTTAGGGAGCTCTGTTTGCGCAGGAAGGTGGGTGCTCCCGACCCTGATACACCAgttgctcctcctcctccctCGACAGGATCTCCCGAAGGAGGCGTGGCCGTCGATGAGGCATGCTGATGAAAGTTCCCAGCGTAGCAGCCGCTCCTTGTGTACAAACTACTGCTCACGGCGCCATTAGAACCATTCAGGCTGCTCACCATCTGGAAGGATTCGGAGGCGGGAGGCGTGGAGGCGCCGGTGGCGTCATCATCGCACAGGGATTGCTTCTGCTTGATGAGCTTGGGCCTCCGGCTCAACGTGTTCCCAGCACTGGCCGTTGCCGTGGGCGAATGTCTTCCATTCAGCTGGAGTTGCAACTGAAGTTGCTGTGCCTCCGGGGCATTGAGTAAAAGGGCAGCTGCACTGGCCTTGGATTCGCCCGGGATCAAAGGACCTCCCAGGCTGGGAACACTAGATCTCGAGCGGACAATCTGGCGGGGAGGAGGCTGCAGAATGCTGCCCAGGCTGCGGGATTTGAGGCCAGCCGATAGAGGAGGATCGGGAAAGTCCTCGAAGTCCTCCAAACGACGCAGCTCGATGGGCAGGTCCTTGGCATCCTCGTAGTCCAAACTACTATCGTTCTTGGTATCCTTCGAGGACCAGGAGTCCATGAACCAGGCATGCCTTCGTCCACGAGCCAGTTTCTAAggtatcaaaataaaatataagtaaGTAACTGAATCTTTAATTGGGACAAAATCTTTTTAATACCTGAATGGCCCTGCGAACGAAGCTGTAGCAGGACTCCCCCGGCGAGGACGAACTCAAGCTGGAACTATCCCCATCTCCTGCCGATCGACTGGAGTTCGTCGAGTCCTCGGTGTAGGCGTGGTAGGGCGGCTGGAAGTTGTCG
This genomic interval carries:
- the LOC119545677 gene encoding neurofibromin isoform X1, encoding MTQKPGEWASALLARFEDQLPNRIGAYGTQARMSQDQLVACLIHISRYRFSLVISGLTKMLQRVNEAALQNRHEPERCYFESLVIILTTLERCLTNQTKDTARFEEAMNVKLLLREISQFVDVQSDNNPNAAQLKALASKVLFALSQNHFSAVFNRISARIQELTSCSEENPDYNDIELIQHIDMDMIKLTKLLQETITKFRSKRAPPLILLYSLEKAIWNWIEYHPQEFQDLQRGTNRDISTCWEPLMDFVEYFKTENKKSKTLVWPLQMLLLILNPSCLEAVVNELQQSEKEKEKDKEKVASKSAQSTSRDKDFSAKQFIESIKRGLGQHSPSKQVTESSAIACVKLCKASTYINNTDSNNVVFKLVQFFINDLKALLFNPAKPFSRGQGYNFADIELMIDCWVSCFRINPHNIEALKVCLNLSSPQAYHFVIVCSLLRLAHIYVDFRLQNKNPFRIVNQPRLPWWPQTDVVHYRSAELRALFTDTLNKATQGYIAHTPLRYITSLTLKSKDTQKGLTRAEEGPAHKMLLLLLVRLIHADPTLLLNTQGKVAHEVQSSTLELINGLVSLVHQTTMPDVAQEAMEALLALHAPEKIEVWNPEAPINTFWDVSSQVLFSISQKLIQHQIANYTDVLKWLREILICRNTFLQRHKDYAHVGSQIAICKQAHIKMEVVFFMYLWSVDLDAVLTSLSCFGLLCEEAEICCSSDELTVGFIMPNYHIYQELAQLSTSATDSRICFFDNTHGNVLSRLTLQKRIMTLLRKIEHCVHGVQPAWEETFRNWEVSSKVLQTYPKCKGEDGQAEVFHRGMGKRRASHQSSEHDLEEQINEWANMTWFLLALGGVCLHKRSSSRQILLQQSQNNASLGSLAQNSLYSSSTSSGHGSLHPSTVSLSTLPPAPPQDVSYCPVTQFVGQLLRLLVCSNEKIGLNIQKNVKELVGEEMSTQLYPILFDQVRAIVEKFFDQQGQVNVNVTDINTQFIEHTIYIMKSILDPKASKDLNNDQPSPSEHLGVTSIEGMMLGIVRYVRHLDMTVYAIRIKTKLCQLVEVMMKRRDDLAFRQEMKFRNKLVEYLTDWVMGTSHQIAPPSSADAAILTNTSLIFRDLDQACMEAVAALLRGLPLQPEESDRGDLMDAKSALFLKYFTLFMNLLNDCIDSSEAEKEMNNTPLLPPRPRMAAGKLTALRNATILAMSNLLGANIDSGLMHSIDLGYNPDLQTRAAFMEVLTQILQQGTEFDTLAETVLADRFEQLVQLVTMISDKGELPIAMALANVVTTSQMDELARVLVTLFDAKHLLSPLLWNMFYREVEVSDCMQTLFRGNSLGSKIMAFCFKIYGASYLQMLLEPLIRPLLDEEEETCFEVDPARLDPTEDIEQHRNNLIALTQKVFDAIINSSDRFPPQLRSMCHCLYQVLSKRFPNLLQNNIGAVGTVIFLRFINPAIVSPQELGIVDKQVHSSAKRGLMLMSKILQNIANHVEFSKEQHMLCFNDFLRDHFEAGRRFFIQIASDCETVDQTSHSMSFISDANVLALHRLLWTHQEKIGDYLSSSRDHKAVGRRPFDKMATLLAYLGPPEHKPVDSHMMFSSYARWSSIDMSSTNFEEIMVKHQMHEKEEFKTLKSMNIFYQAGTSKSGYPVFYYIARRYKIGETNGDLLIYHVILTLKPFCHSPFEVVIDFTHTCSDNRFRTEFLQKWFYVLPTVAYENVHAVYIYNCNSWVREYTKFHDRILAPLKGNRKLLFLESPNKLTDFIDAEQQKLPGATLSLDEDLKVFSNALKLSHKDTKVAIKVGPTALQITSAEKTKVLAHSVLLNDVYYASEIEEVCLVDDNQFTLSITNESGQLSFIHNDCDNIVQAIIHIRNRWELSQPDSVTVHQKIRPKDVPGTLLNMALLNLGSCDPNLRTAAYNLLCALTATFDLKIEGQLLETQGLCIPSNNTIFIKSVSEKLATNEPHLTLEFLEESIQGFQRSTIELKHLCLEYMTPWLKNLVKFCKSNDDSKKLKVSQILDKLINLTIDQKEMYPSVQAKIWGSIGQIPELIDMVLDNFLHKSITYGLGSPQVEIMADTAVALASANVQLVSKKVITRMCRVMDKSCTNPTQYLEQHMMWDDIAILGRYLLMLSFNNCLDVATSVPYLFHTITFLVCSGSLSMRASTHGLVINIIHSLCTCTNPSFSEEAQRVLRLSLDEFSLPKFYLLFGISKVKSAAVTAFRSSCRHPTDKWLGNERVTQPLPADRERLSLPSLEVITDALLEIMEACMRDVPDCEWLNTWTSLARSFAFCYNPALQPRALIVYGCISKSVTDHEVKQLLRILVKALESFNDLILIEALVMCLTRIQPLLRPESPIHRALFWVAISVLQLDEITLYGAGLALLEQNLHTLKSQGCFDKKETIAEVMMKTREKLEWHFKQLDHAVGLSFRSNFHFALVGHLIKGFRHPTPTTVSRTSRVLTMLLGIIAKPLHRDKFEVTPDSVAYLTALVAVSEEVRSRCHVKHALPRWPADLSGSVENGEVASGVQAIGMPLSRRQKSWDILDQSALQFARQHKVPTLQNARVLFKTQRSFSVPTTKDPNNAAGIEERQERGSRSSVSNESNVLLDPEVLPDLSIQALVLTVLATLVKYSSDEGETRVLYQYLAEGSVVFPKVFPVIHSLLDQKINNILSVSHDQVVLNSVQSIIQNMLASEDPSQQQLHFLQSCGFGGLWRFAGPFTKYNMMGESSELFVNCLEAMVETCLPGDESAPVPPSPRPYNLSSSLSSLTLGSPTDKAFSSESLDFYDNCPGSVSSLRRASHSKSRAKHRINDSPSH